GTTGTCAATTCAAAAGCAAATCAATTTAGCGTAGCCATTATTCCCTATACTTACGAGCATACTAATTTCAATGCGTTTCAAATTGGCACTGTTATCAATTTAGAGTTCGATGTGATTGGGAAGTACGTGAGCCGTTTGCACGGAAACAGATAAATAAATCTAATTTAATAAAAAAGCCTTTCAATTATTGAAAGGCTTTTTTTGTGGTCCCACCTGGGCTCGAACCAGGGACCACCTGATTATGAGCAGAAAATGCAAAAATGAACCAAGCCTTAATCCCACTGAAATCAAGGGTTTATTTCAAATAGATCTATTTAAAACTTGTACCTTTTAGCACTGACTTTCAAAAACCATGCTTAAAACCATGCACACGATGGTTAGAAAACAACACCTGAATATGTTGAGATTCTATTCAAAATAAAAAAATATTAAAAAATATTTGCATATTTAAAATAAGTCAGTAATTTTGCCTTAAATTTAAAAATAAAAAAATGATCGACTTTTTGCAACACCTATTATTTGGGAACGAGAGCCATATTGTGTATTTGTTTTTTTTCTTTTATAATAATATACCATTGAAAAATTTAAACTTTCAGGACAGCTCCAGTGATGAGTTTCTGCACTTCATCGACAATGACAACTTCAAGCCATCAACGCTAACACAACTTGAAAACGGTCCCTATTTAAAAAAACTTGAGGATTTAAAAAAAGAAGTTCGGGCTTTTTATGAGTTATCAAATCATGATGTCACTAATATTATTGATAATGATGGTAAGAAAATATCGAACATTATTCATATGAAAAACATATCACATGCATTTAAAAATTATTTGGTCCAAATCAGACGACTACGAATGGTTATTGAACCAGAATTCAATATTACGCGTGTGGTTCAACCCTCAAACCAAATATGCTACTTAGCAGCAAGAGGCTATTGGTTTGATGATTCGGGGAAAAAGAAGAGAGTCTTCACCCGAAACTTTGGAAAAGAAATAGATTACCCTAAAGGTAAAGATGATCCAAATGCGTATGAAGATGCTAGGAGAGAGATTCAAATCTTAGCGATCAATGAATACGAAAGTCTATATCCTTAGACTTTTTTTTAAATCAATTTTATAAGTCTTTTTTATTGACTTAATATATTAAACTAAAATATATATGATAAAAATGCCAGGTGATAGATTAGAAAAAAAGCTGATCGACGATATAATATGCGAATTAAACACAGACACACCTAAACCAAAATTGAAAGATAAGTTTAAAATAGCTTATCGATTTATTCTAAACAAATTTAAAAAAACAAAAAGATGATAAACTATAACAAATATATGACTGTAAGAATGCTACACCAGTACATCAAACTCTCCGAATCTTATATATACAAAAAGGTGAGCTCTAATACAATTCCACACATAAAAGTGAATCGATCAACCTTATTTGATAAAGATATAATCGATCACTGGCTTGCAAACGGATGTGAAATGAGAGAAGATCTACCACAACTAATAAAACTATAATCAAATGGCAAAATTTAACTTATATCTCGACACCAGAGTGGAGAAAAAGGGAGGTCTATACAATCTGACTATTCGTGTAAATGTGGGGAACGAGCAATTTTTTTTGATAATCAGCAAAATGACTATAGTTCAACATCATAATATTTTCGTCAAGACATCAATGGATAAAGCAAGCATTGAATTTAGGGAAACTTGTACATTATACATTAACAAATGTGAAAAAATATATCGAGACCAAAAACAATTTAATAAAGATGAATTTAGAACATTGTTTTTCAAAAAAGAAGAAGAAAGTAACAACACAGGATCTTTGTTCTTGAGTGATCTTTTTGATCAATTTATAAATGAGAATAAATCTTTGAAACCTAAGACACAAAAACATTTTCAATA
This sequence is a window from Flavobacterium ammoniigenes. Protein-coding genes within it:
- a CDS encoding helix-turn-helix transcriptional regulator; the protein is MTVRMLHQYIKLSESYIYKKVSSNTIPHIKVNRSTLFDKDIIDHWLANGCEMREDLPQLIKL